A window of Costertonia aggregata contains these coding sequences:
- a CDS encoding 2-isopropylmalate synthase, with protein MSKDSVQIFDTTLRDGEQVPGCKLDTEQKLVIAERLNELGVDIIEAGFPISSPGDFRSVDEISKLVKDVVVCGLTRAVKKDIDVAAEALKNAERPRIHTGIGTSESHIKFKFNSNKEAIIEKAVAAVSHAKTYVEDVEFFAEDAGRTDNEFLARVCEAVIEAGATVLNIPDTTGYCLPEEYGAKIKYLKENVTGIHKATLSCHCHNDLGLATANSIAGVVNGARQIECTINGIGERAGNTSLEEVVMILRQHPSLGLDTRINSKLLFDTSKMVSQKMGMIVQPNKAIVGANAFAHSSGIHQDGVIKHRETYEIIDPEDVGVNESSIILTARSGRAALAYRAKIVGYELTKIQLDTVYQEFLKFADTKKEVMDEDIHQIIDTSNIDIESLA; from the coding sequence ATGAGTAAAGATAGCGTACAAATTTTTGATACCACACTTAGGGACGGAGAACAGGTGCCAGGGTGCAAATTAGATACGGAACAAAAATTAGTCATTGCCGAACGCTTAAACGAATTAGGGGTAGATATCATTGAAGCTGGTTTTCCCATTTCTAGCCCTGGGGATTTCAGGTCGGTCGATGAAATTTCCAAATTGGTAAAAGATGTGGTTGTTTGCGGATTGACGCGTGCTGTAAAGAAAGATATTGATGTTGCGGCCGAAGCTCTAAAAAATGCGGAAAGACCAAGAATTCATACAGGTATCGGTACTTCCGAATCACATATAAAATTCAAGTTCAATTCAAATAAAGAAGCGATTATAGAAAAAGCCGTAGCTGCCGTTAGCCATGCCAAAACCTATGTAGAAGATGTAGAATTCTTCGCAGAAGATGCCGGGCGAACCGATAATGAATTTTTGGCCAGAGTCTGTGAGGCCGTCATAGAGGCCGGAGCGACTGTGTTGAATATACCTGACACCACAGGTTATTGTTTGCCAGAGGAATATGGGGCAAAAATAAAATATTTAAAGGAAAACGTTACCGGTATCCACAAGGCAACGCTTTCCTGTCATTGTCATAACGATTTGGGCCTAGCTACGGCAAACTCTATCGCCGGGGTCGTAAATGGTGCCCGTCAAATAGAATGTACCATCAATGGGATAGGTGAACGTGCCGGCAACACTTCGTTGGAAGAAGTGGTTATGATTCTGAGACAACATCCATCGTTGGGGCTTGACACCCGTATCAACAGCAAATTATTGTTTGACACCAGCAAGATGGTCTCCCAAAAAATGGGCATGATCGTGCAACCCAACAAAGCCATAGTAGGGGCCAATGCCTTTGCGCACAGTTCGGGCATTCATCAAGACGGTGTAATAAAGCACAGGGAAACCTATGAAATCATAGACCCCGAAGATGTTGGCGTAAACGAATCATCAATAATCTTAACAGCAAGAAGTGGTAGGGCGGCATTGGCCTACCGTGCAAAAATCGTGGGTTACGAATTGACCAAAATTCAGTTGGATACCGTATATCAAGAATTTTTAAAGTTTGCCGATACCAAAAAAGAAGTCATGGACGAGGATATACACCAAATCATCGATACCAGCAATATAGATATTGAAAGTTTAGCCTAA
- the panB gene encoding 3-methyl-2-oxobutanoate hydroxymethyltransferase gives MSVAKKEYKRVTVKSLVDMKQHGEKISMLTAYDYSMAKIVDAANVDVILVGDSASNVMAGHETTLPITLDQMIYHATSVIRAVQRALVVVDIPFGSYQSDPKEALRSAIRIMKESGAHAVKVEGGEEIKESIKRILNAGIPVMGHLGLTPQSIYKFGTYTVRAKEEQEAEKLKAEAKLLEKWGCFAIVLEKIPAELAKEVASSVSIPVIGIGAGNGVDGQVLVVHDLLGMTHEFNPRFLRRYMNLYEEMGSAISQYVTDVKSKDFPNNEEQY, from the coding sequence ATGTCAGTCGCTAAAAAAGAGTACAAAAGGGTTACCGTAAAATCACTTGTTGACATGAAACAGCACGGTGAAAAAATCTCTATGCTTACCGCCTATGATTATTCAATGGCCAAAATTGTGGATGCCGCCAACGTGGATGTTATTCTTGTAGGTGATTCTGCGAGTAACGTAATGGCGGGCCATGAGACCACCTTACCCATTACATTGGACCAAATGATATATCATGCAACATCGGTAATACGAGCAGTACAACGTGCCCTTGTGGTAGTTGATATACCGTTTGGCAGTTACCAAAGTGATCCAAAGGAAGCATTACGTTCCGCCATCCGGATCATGAAAGAAAGTGGCGCCCATGCCGTAAAAGTAGAGGGTGGCGAAGAAATAAAAGAATCTATCAAAAGAATTTTAAATGCAGGGATTCCGGTTATGGGGCACTTGGGCCTTACACCGCAATCCATTTATAAATTTGGCACATACACGGTAAGGGCCAAAGAAGAACAAGAAGCGGAGAAACTAAAGGCAGAAGCCAAACTTTTGGAGAAATGGGGCTGTTTTGCCATAGTATTGGAGAAAATACCTGCCGAACTGGCAAAAGAAGTAGCATCAAGTGTCAGCATACCCGTTATAGGTATCGGTGCGGGTAATGGTGTTGATGGGCAAGTGTTGGTAGTACACGACCTATTGGGCATGACACACGAATTTAATCCTCGTTTTTTACGTAGGTACATGAACTTATACGAAGAAATGGGCAGCGCCATATCCCAATACGTCACCGATGTGAAAAGTAAGGACTTTCCCAATAATGAGGAGCAGTACTGA
- the lspA gene encoding signal peptidase II: protein MLKKLWIVLLVALNIGCDQVSKEIVRDTVLPMEYIQVAGDYFILTNVENTGAMLGFGQDFTPIIKLIFLQALPVLVLCILLINILMKKNLEKASILAFAFVIGGGIGNLIDRIAYGSVTDFFQIKLGFFKTGIFNMADVSVTVGVLLILFLSIRHEKIIL, encoded by the coding sequence ATGTTAAAAAAACTGTGGATAGTTTTATTGGTGGCACTCAATATAGGCTGTGATCAAGTTTCTAAAGAGATTGTTCGCGATACCGTATTGCCCATGGAATATATTCAGGTTGCAGGCGATTATTTTATTTTGACAAACGTAGAAAATACGGGTGCCATGTTGGGTTTTGGTCAGGATTTCACACCCATTATCAAACTTATTTTCTTGCAAGCATTACCCGTTTTGGTGTTGTGTATTCTTTTGATCAATATTTTAATGAAAAAGAATTTAGAAAAAGCTTCCATTTTGGCATTTGCCTTCGTTATCGGTGGTGGTATCGGTAATTTGATCGATAGAATCGCATATGGTTCAGTAACTGATTTTTTTCAGATAAAACTGGGCTTTTTTAAAACAGGCATCTTTAACATGGCCGATGTATCGGTTACGGTAGGTGTACTATTGATTTTGTTTTTAAGCATAAGGCACGAAAAAATTATTTTGTAG
- a CDS encoding RluA family pseudouridine synthase, translated as MGRKIISTPQNLQVIYEDNHLIAINKRPGDIVQGDKTGDVPLSEVVKQYLKIKYDKPGNVYLGVAHRLDRPTSGIVVFSKTSKALPRLNKLFAEKEAQKTYWAIVKTLPKEHSGTLVHWLKRNPKQNKSYAYANETKDSKKAILEYTVIKKLDNYTLLEIDLKTGRHHQIRSQLSFIGSPIKGDLKYGFDRSNPDGSIHLHARKLSFIHPIKKEKIELMAPVPKDVIWNAC; from the coding sequence GTGGGGAGAAAAATCATTTCCACGCCGCAAAATCTTCAGGTAATCTATGAAGACAATCATTTGATTGCTATAAACAAACGCCCCGGAGATATTGTTCAAGGTGACAAAACGGGTGACGTTCCCTTGAGTGAAGTGGTCAAGCAATACCTTAAAATAAAATACGACAAGCCGGGCAATGTGTATTTGGGTGTTGCCCATAGGTTGGATAGGCCCACCTCGGGCATTGTCGTTTTTTCTAAAACGTCAAAAGCGCTGCCAAGATTAAATAAACTGTTCGCTGAAAAAGAAGCTCAGAAAACCTACTGGGCCATAGTGAAGACCTTGCCCAAAGAACATAGTGGAACATTGGTACACTGGCTCAAACGAAACCCGAAACAAAATAAGTCGTATGCTTATGCGAACGAAACAAAAGATAGTAAAAAAGCAATTTTGGAATACACTGTCATCAAAAAGTTGGATAATTACACCCTTTTGGAAATTGACCTAAAGACAGGTCGGCACCACCAAATACGTTCCCAATTGTCTTTTATAGGCTCCCCGATAAAAGGAGACCTTAAATATGGCTTTGATAGAAGTAATCCCGACGGAAGTATACATTTACATGCGAGAAAACTTTCATTTATACATCCCATAAAAAAAGAAAAAATAGAACTTATGGCCCCTGTGCCCAAGGATGTTATTTGGAACGCTTGTTAA
- the leuB gene encoding 3-isopropylmalate dehydrogenase: MKLKIALLEGDGIGPEVVAQAVKCLQAVEETFNHQFSYENALIGAAAIDKKGTPLPNDTLGLCKKSDAILFGAIGSPKYDDDPDTQVRPEQGLLRLREELGLFANIRPVKVFPTLIDRSPLKKEIINTTDFIIYRELTGGIYFGEKKLSDDGSVASDLCEYSEKEINRITHLAFKAAKTRRKKLTLVDKANVLESSRLWRRVVAKVGESYPEVMLDFLFVDNAAMQIVLNPSQFDVILTENLFGDILSDESSVIGGSIGLLPSASIGSEYAMFEPIHGSYPQAEGKDIANPIACIFSAAMLLEHFGLKEESKAVIRAVNKSLKNNFVTPDLNKKSKYGTNHVGDFIAGNIVDADDILNLNDENIGLGKSTII; the protein is encoded by the coding sequence ATGAAATTGAAAATAGCCCTTTTGGAAGGGGACGGCATAGGGCCAGAAGTTGTCGCACAAGCCGTAAAATGCCTACAAGCTGTCGAAGAGACTTTTAACCATCAGTTTTCTTACGAAAATGCCCTTATCGGTGCAGCGGCCATAGATAAAAAGGGCACCCCCTTGCCAAACGATACCTTGGGATTATGCAAAAAATCCGATGCCATATTGTTCGGTGCCATTGGCTCACCCAAATATGATGATGATCCCGACACACAAGTACGGCCCGAACAAGGGCTCTTGAGATTACGCGAAGAGCTAGGCCTGTTTGCCAATATAAGGCCTGTAAAAGTATTCCCCACACTTATTGACAGATCTCCACTTAAAAAGGAAATTATCAATACCACCGATTTTATCATTTACAGGGAACTTACCGGGGGTATTTATTTTGGTGAAAAAAAATTGAGCGATGACGGTTCAGTAGCCTCTGATTTATGCGAGTATTCCGAAAAAGAAATCAACCGTATCACCCATTTGGCATTCAAAGCGGCCAAAACAAGAAGAAAAAAACTCACCCTGGTAGATAAGGCCAATGTGCTGGAGTCTTCGCGACTTTGGCGCAGAGTAGTGGCCAAGGTTGGTGAGAGCTATCCAGAGGTTATGTTGGACTTTCTTTTTGTTGATAATGCGGCGATGCAAATCGTTTTGAACCCAAGCCAATTTGATGTTATTCTTACCGAAAACCTGTTCGGGGACATACTTTCCGACGAAAGTAGTGTCATCGGCGGTTCCATAGGACTTTTGCCTTCTGCATCAATAGGAAGTGAATACGCCATGTTCGAGCCTATTCATGGTTCTTACCCGCAGGCAGAAGGAAAAGATATCGCCAATCCTATTGCATGTATCTTTTCTGCGGCCATGTTACTTGAACATTTTGGCCTTAAAGAAGAATCAAAAGCTGTAATCAGGGCCGTAAACAAATCGCTAAAGAACAACTTCGTGACACCAGACCTGAACAAAAAAAGCAAGTATGGTACAAATCATGTAGGGGATTTTATCGCAGGTAATATCGTGGATGCCGATGACATTTTAAACCTTAACGATGAAA
- a CDS encoding DUF4252 domain-containing protein: MKRMLVILCMMLIASCSSYNSVDTFYNAHKNDNKVTAVRVPQFMLTMISGISPEMKAIVGNTKDLRYMQFPSTTPSRTQFLNEQMNGITGNSFIEVFRKNDRLKRNVVSIREKRNTVKEILIYNNNNVSGSFLYFNGNFDPVKVREMAKNEQFRTLGDGLIGQFGSGTPGVINNR, encoded by the coding sequence ATGAAAAGAATGCTTGTAATATTATGTATGATGCTCATTGCTTCCTGCAGCAGCTACAACTCTGTAGATACTTTTTATAACGCTCATAAAAACGATAACAAAGTAACCGCAGTTAGGGTACCCCAGTTTATGTTGACCATGATAAGCGGCATCTCTCCCGAAATGAAAGCCATTGTAGGCAACACAAAGGATTTGAGATATATGCAATTTCCCAGTACCACACCTTCGAGAACTCAATTTCTGAATGAACAAATGAACGGTATCACCGGAAACTCGTTCATAGAGGTCTTTCGTAAGAACGATAGGTTGAAACGTAATGTGGTGTCCATTCGTGAAAAGCGAAATACCGTTAAGGAAATCCTTATTTATAACAATAATAATGTTAGCGGCTCTTTTTTGTATTTTAATGGGAATTTTGACCCTGTAAAAGTTAGGGAAATGGCAAAAAACGAGCAGTTTCGTACTCTGGGCGATGGGCTTATCGGCCAATTTGGCTCAGGAACGCCTGGGGTTATCAATAATCGATAA